Proteins from one Spirochaetota bacterium genomic window:
- a CDS encoding acyl-CoA dehydratase activase: MIKAGIDIGSRTVKLVLVKGGEIIHSRMEPNNYDPISVCDEILYDIEYDMITATGYGRNLFSQNYDCGTITEIKAFAIGARLIFPSCRTILDIGGQDTKAISIDEQGGVKKFEMNDRCAAGTGKFLEIMATALGYTMKEFIEASLSTERGEKINSTCTVFAESEVISLLARGADRSRLAYGIHETIVKRSAAMLQRISLINDIAFVGGVAMNPCIHRLLERKIGKRISIPDNPQLIGAIGCAYYEQ; the protein is encoded by the coding sequence ATGATAAAAGCTGGCATTGACATCGGTTCACGCACCGTAAAACTGGTTCTGGTTAAGGGTGGAGAGATCATCCATTCTCGAATGGAGCCCAATAACTATGATCCAATAAGCGTTTGCGATGAGATTCTTTATGATATTGAATACGATATGATAACCGCCACTGGATATGGGCGAAACCTCTTTAGCCAGAACTATGATTGTGGTACGATCACTGAGATAAAGGCCTTTGCAATTGGAGCAAGGCTGATCTTTCCGAGTTGTCGGACAATCCTCGATATAGGCGGTCAGGATACTAAGGCAATATCAATTGACGAGCAGGGTGGCGTTAAAAAATTTGAGATGAATGACAGATGCGCGGCTGGGACTGGGAAGTTTCTTGAGATTATGGCCACAGCATTGGGATATACCATGAAAGAGTTCATAGAGGCTAGCCTCTCAACCGAAAGGGGTGAGAAGATAAACAGCACATGCACTGTGTTTGCAGAGTCAGAGGTGATCTCTCTACTGGCAAGGGGGGCTGACCGGTCTAGGCTTGCCTATGGGATACATGAGACAATCGTAAAAAGATCAGCAGCGATGCTTCAAAGGATTTCATTAATCAATGACATAGCCTTTGTTGGTGGAGTCGCGATGAATCCCTGCATCCATAGATTGCTTGAAAGAAAGATAGGGAAGCGCATATCAATCCCTGATAATCCTCAACTCATCGGAGCGATAGGTTGTGCTTATTATGAGCAGTGA
- the selA gene encoding L-seryl-tRNA(Sec) selenium transferase codes for MRKNKNELRDIPQVEKLLQIDEIDRYIPLIGRSIVIKSIREEIELFREGLKENKNLETSDLISSISNKLNRKKSEKLQRVINGTGVLIHTNLGRAPISKRILENLQDALSGYCNLELNLPTGKRGNRGGFAEELICDLTNAEDALIVNNNASSLFLILSEFGKGKDVIISRGELVQIGGGFRIPDIMRQTGVNLVEVGTTNITELDDYRRAITDNTSMILSVHPSNYKIEGFSRSPSLKDLSTLKNSSILFVRDLGSGNLFVDARFPKTFEPTISSELSQNPDIICFSGDKMLGGCQAGIIVGRGDLIRKLKNNPLMRMFRVDKITYHILQESFIQYSNKNLEEISLWNIIFQNKKIIGNKVNRLLKKIKVEDKKTIFTRVPLKSIFGGGALPTVKIESMGLQISIPNVKGEEIYRKLIYDDVPIVGYILDDKYTLDFRAIFDEDIPIIAEALGQLIEFYSGC; via the coding sequence ATGCGTAAGAACAAAAATGAATTAAGGGATATCCCACAAGTAGAAAAGTTACTCCAAATTGATGAAATTGACAGGTACATCCCCCTCATTGGTCGAAGTATTGTCATTAAGAGCATCAGGGAGGAGATTGAGCTTTTCCGTGAGGGGTTAAAAGAGAATAAAAATCTTGAGACATCGGATCTAATTTCATCAATATCTAACAAATTAAACAGAAAAAAATCAGAAAAGCTTCAGAGGGTAATCAATGGCACTGGCGTTCTCATACACACAAATCTTGGCAGGGCTCCCATATCGAAAAGAATTCTGGAAAACCTTCAGGATGCCCTTTCTGGATACTGTAATCTGGAACTCAACCTCCCAACAGGCAAAAGGGGGAATCGGGGTGGATTTGCTGAAGAGTTAATCTGTGATTTGACTAATGCGGAGGATGCCCTAATCGTCAACAATAACGCTTCCAGTCTCTTCTTAATCCTTAGTGAATTTGGCAAGGGTAAAGATGTTATAATATCAAGGGGCGAACTCGTCCAGATAGGCGGAGGGTTCAGGATACCCGATATCATGCGTCAAACTGGAGTAAACCTTGTTGAGGTTGGAACAACCAACATCACCGAGTTGGATGATTACAGAAGAGCTATCACTGACAATACTTCCATGATCCTCTCCGTTCACCCATCGAACTATAAAATTGAAGGCTTTAGCCGATCGCCATCCCTTAAAGATCTTTCAACACTAAAGAACTCCTCTATTCTGTTTGTTCGAGATCTGGGTAGCGGCAACCTCTTTGTTGATGCAAGATTTCCGAAAACCTTTGAACCTACAATCTCATCTGAATTATCTCAGAATCCTGATATTATATGCTTTAGCGGTGACAAGATGTTAGGCGGATGCCAGGCAGGAATAATAGTTGGCCGAGGTGATCTCATCAGAAAACTCAAGAATAATCCATTGATGAGGATGTTTAGGGTTGATAAGATAACATATCACATACTGCAGGAGTCCTTTATTCAGTATTCTAACAAAAATTTAGAAGAAATATCATTATGGAACATTATTTTTCAGAATAAAAAGATTATAGGTAATAAAGTAAATCGTCTCCTGAAAAAGATTAAGGTTGAAGATAAAAAAACGATATTCACCAGGGTCCCGTTAAAGAGCATTTTTGGAGGTGGCGCTCTGCCTACGGTGAAGATAGAGAGCATGGGATTACAGATATCCATACCGAATGTTAAGGGAGAGGAGATTTATAGAAAGCTAATCTATGATGATGTGCCTATAGTTGGATATATACTCGATGATAAATATACATTAGATTTCAGGGCAATCTTTGATGAAGATATCCCCATTATTGCAGAGGCTCTAGGCCAACTGATTGAATTTTATTCAGGGTGTTAG
- the selB gene encoding selenocysteine-specific translation elongation factor — protein sequence MYIVGTSGHIDHGKTSLIKALTGIDCDRLPEEKSREMTIDIGFSRIEYAKFGTVGIVDVPGHERFIRNMVVGAWGIDLAILVIAVDDGWMPQTEDHFRVLDLLGIERIIVALNKIDICDEEMVEIVTEEVEERLQNTRFEGADIIKVSSRTGDGIEELRGKILENLRKLSKVFDKGKPYLFIDRIFGSKGHGTVITGTLKNGNFREDEYVTILPLQKEARIKKIESYYHTLPEGTGSQRTALNLSGITVGQIKRGDIIVRNNFYTKSNDIIARIVLLEKRNIRNNLGVEILIGTSSQKGKLIIIDDANTQENAFPIRIKFDQHWFFYPGEPFILTNPGGYRVIGGGVVVLPAYIGRKYKHNLRNNLSLLKNYSKEEIVEFIIKMNNLVRLNDIIETLPESRSGINKILKRLIEEKAIIQIDDFLVDKHYYEKTLKDIFDAITNNIGLNLKEISDICRIELEFIKIIIDRVLQDNRIIEKDGRYFAGNSITENTLSDEKKSTLSEIHKRGSGGIELEKMENSAHKKRVKELIRLGFLVTLDGNIVYHKEIYEKLKSDIMILFNTRDKVTINDVKETTNLSRKFTIPLLNKIENDGLIKRIGDFRIKA from the coding sequence GTGTATATTGTAGGAACATCCGGACATATAGATCATGGGAAAACCAGCTTAATTAAGGCTCTTACTGGGATTGATTGTGATAGATTGCCCGAAGAGAAATCGAGAGAGATGACCATTGATATTGGATTTTCAAGGATTGAATACGCAAAATTTGGAACTGTTGGAATTGTTGATGTTCCTGGTCATGAAAGATTCATAAGAAATATGGTTGTTGGCGCTTGGGGGATTGATTTAGCAATACTTGTGATTGCCGTTGACGATGGTTGGATGCCACAAACCGAGGACCACTTCCGGGTCTTAGATCTATTGGGCATTGAGAGGATTATTGTAGCTCTCAATAAGATTGATATCTGTGATGAGGAGATGGTGGAGATCGTAACAGAGGAGGTAGAGGAACGATTGCAGAATACAAGGTTTGAAGGCGCTGATATTATCAAGGTATCCTCAAGGACAGGGGATGGTATTGAGGAGCTAAGGGGCAAGATCCTTGAAAATTTAAGAAAACTCTCGAAGGTATTTGATAAGGGTAAACCCTATCTCTTCATAGATAGAATTTTCGGCTCCAAGGGGCATGGTACAGTTATAACGGGAACATTAAAGAACGGCAACTTCAGGGAGGATGAATATGTAACAATTCTCCCCTTACAAAAAGAGGCTAGAATTAAGAAAATCGAAAGCTACTATCATACACTCCCTGAGGGAACTGGTTCACAGAGAACCGCTTTGAACCTTTCAGGAATAACCGTGGGACAGATAAAACGGGGGGATATAATCGTAAGGAATAATTTTTATACAAAATCCAATGACATCATTGCTAGAATAGTGCTATTGGAGAAGAGGAATATTAGAAATAATCTCGGAGTCGAAATTCTCATCGGGACATCGAGTCAGAAGGGGAAGTTGATCATCATAGATGATGCAAATACCCAGGAGAATGCCTTCCCAATTCGAATCAAGTTTGATCAACACTGGTTTTTTTATCCAGGAGAGCCTTTCATACTAACTAATCCAGGCGGATATAGAGTAATTGGCGGCGGAGTTGTTGTATTGCCCGCTTACATAGGAAGAAAATACAAGCATAATCTTAGGAATAATCTAAGTCTTTTGAAAAATTATTCAAAGGAAGAAATAGTAGAATTCATAATAAAGATGAATAATCTTGTGAGGTTGAATGATATCATTGAGACCCTTCCAGAGAGCAGATCGGGCATAAATAAGATTTTAAAAAGGCTTATAGAAGAAAAGGCCATTATTCAAATTGATGACTTTCTTGTTGATAAGCATTATTATGAGAAGACCTTGAAGGATATTTTTGATGCAATAACCAATAATATTGGATTAAACTTAAAGGAGATCTCCGATATTTGCAGAATCGAGTTGGAATTTATAAAAATTATAATTGATAGGGTTCTGCAGGATAACAGGATTATAGAAAAGGATGGCAGATATTTTGCGGGTAATTCAATAACAGAGAATACCCTTTCAGATGAGAAAAAGAGCACATTATCAGAAATTCACAAAAGGGGAAGCGGGGGGATTGAGTTGGAGAAGATGGAGAATAGCGCTCATAAGAAAAGAGTAAAAGAGTTGATAAGGCTGGGCTTTTTAGTCACTCTTGATGGGAATATAGTATATCATAAAGAGATCTACGAAAAATTAAAGTCCGACATCATGATCCTATTTAACACTAGGGATAAGGTAACGATCAATGATGTCAAGGAGACAACAAATCTCTCCAGAAAATTCACAATCCCACTTTTGAATAAGATCGAGAATGACGGGCTAATCAAGAGAATCGGAGATTTCAGGATAAAGGCATAA
- a CDS encoding type III pantothenate kinase: protein MSYIIGFDIGNTNTTLGIYCENETAPLRTFRYRTEKGITTDELSLQVEAFIKIFNNSISNEIDIAGIAFSSVVPEIDRLYKEISKRCYGLSPLEIGCDLNLGLRIRYDNPEQLGADRITNAVAAFYEHDRDCIIVDLGTATTFCVLHKSGIFDGGLIGPGIGITIEALMNKTSRLKAVNFERVDKIIARNTTDAIKSGFYFGWLSMIEGILDRIEGHYNKNFLIIITGGYSEIIGKNISKTSIADSLLTMKGIKYIYDLNSHR, encoded by the coding sequence ATGTCATACATTATTGGATTTGATATAGGTAATACCAACACAACACTTGGGATATATTGCGAAAACGAGACAGCACCGCTAAGAACCTTCAGATATAGGACTGAAAAGGGCATAACCACTGATGAACTCAGTCTTCAGGTTGAGGCTTTCATCAAGATTTTTAATAACTCTATAAGTAATGAGATAGATATTGCAGGAATAGCCTTTTCGAGTGTAGTCCCTGAGATTGATCGCCTCTATAAAGAAATATCAAAAAGGTGTTATGGCCTTTCACCCCTTGAGATAGGTTGTGACCTAAATCTCGGATTAAGGATTCGTTATGATAATCCTGAACAACTCGGAGCGGATAGAATAACAAATGCAGTGGCGGCCTTTTATGAACATGACAGGGATTGTATAATAGTCGATCTTGGAACTGCAACCACCTTCTGCGTATTACACAAGAGTGGAATCTTTGATGGCGGTCTCATCGGTCCTGGAATTGGAATCACAATCGAAGCATTAATGAATAAGACCTCAAGGTTAAAAGCAGTCAATTTCGAAAGGGTGGATAAAATTATCGCTAGAAACACAACTGATGCAATTAAATCAGGTTTCTACTTCGGTTGGCTTTCAATGATTGAAGGGATATTAGATAGAATCGAAGGGCATTATAACAAAAATTTTTTAATAATTATCACCGGCGGATACTCTGAGATAATAGGGAAAAATATTTCAAAGACGAGTATTGCTGACTCACTCCTAACTATGAAGGGCATCAAATATATATATGATCTTAATTCTCACAGATAA
- a CDS encoding chemotaxis protein CheX has protein sequence MNNYNRYYRCIVKSVNHIFHNFLQDDSIEEAFESQSTKKSQMVSIEIDGTISGELILNFPIKTINLLTKRFIPNANSRSTKKQRADVAGELANMITSSFANQLQFIKHDIHISAPEFDDDPIQVKALYENVNVSFTSRFGGFDLDLYYKKNKHKT, from the coding sequence ATGAATAATTACAACAGGTATTATCGCTGTATTGTCAAATCAGTTAATCATATATTTCACAATTTCCTACAGGATGACTCTATTGAGGAGGCTTTCGAGAGTCAATCAACCAAGAAAAGCCAGATGGTATCGATTGAGATAGATGGCACTATCTCGGGTGAATTGATACTCAATTTTCCGATTAAGACAATTAATCTCCTAACAAAGAGGTTCATTCCCAATGCTAACTCTCGCTCTACAAAAAAGCAACGGGCGGATGTGGCTGGAGAACTGGCTAACATGATTACGAGTTCCTTTGCTAATCAACTTCAATTTATTAAGCATGATATTCATATCTCAGCGCCTGAATTTGATGATGACCCTATTCAAGTAAAGGCATTATATGAAAATGTAAATGTCTCATTCACATCACGATTTGGGGGATTTGATTTAGATCTATACTATAAGAAAAATAAACATAAGACATAA
- a CDS encoding sodium:solute symporter family protein yields the protein MICGIDILLIVLYFLFSFLIGIYFSKRASKSTVDFFLSGRRLPWWLAGTAMVATTFAADTPLAVTELVTTKGIAGNWLWWNMVAGSVLTVYFFAKLWRRAGVLTDVEFIEIRYSGKSASFLRGFKAIYLGVFMNCIIMGWVNVALAEILKNIFGISELYVIYAVIACMLIVGFYSALSGLWGVVVTDFFQFIIAMSGCVVLAIVVLDLPQIGGIEGLKVSLPDHVFNFLPRIAPMPSAHITSIATGVMALSFSAFTAHILVQWWSSWYPGAEPGGGGYIAQRMMSTRDERHSLLATLWFSIAHYAIRPWPWIIVALSSLILYPDLEVDAKKTGFILAMRDFLPPGLLGLLVAAFLAAYMSTISTHLNWGTSYLINDFYRRFIRKDEGEAHYIKASRIVTFFLVIVSSLLIFIIESISGAWAFIIECGAGLGLVLILRWYWWRINAWSEIAAMIAPFIGYLINKNFLQIAFPESLFVIVLFTSLSWIMVTFTTLPTEMDKLIGFYKRVRPGGVGWKRIIRMGGIDLKPEPISHLFVDWFLGILLIYSSLFSIGKIILQEYFAGLILMVISILLISALLYRLRRYKYLS from the coding sequence ATGATTTGTGGCATTGATATTCTGCTGATTGTTTTATACTTCCTTTTCAGCTTCCTTATAGGCATCTATTTTTCTAAAAGGGCTAGCAAGAGTACTGTGGACTTCTTCTTATCAGGGAGGAGGCTGCCCTGGTGGCTTGCGGGAACGGCTATGGTTGCGACAACCTTTGCCGCTGACACGCCACTTGCTGTCACTGAGCTAGTCACGACAAAGGGGATAGCCGGAAATTGGCTTTGGTGGAATATGGTGGCAGGCAGCGTCTTAACAGTATACTTCTTTGCCAAGCTATGGAGGCGGGCAGGTGTTTTGACGGATGTTGAGTTCATTGAGATAAGATATTCAGGAAAATCCGCATCATTTCTCAGGGGATTCAAGGCTATCTACCTCGGCGTATTTATGAACTGTATTATTATGGGTTGGGTCAATGTGGCATTAGCCGAGATTCTCAAGAATATCTTTGGGATAAGCGAGTTGTATGTCATCTATGCTGTGATAGCATGCATGCTGATTGTTGGCTTCTATTCAGCCCTCTCCGGATTGTGGGGTGTTGTTGTAACCGATTTCTTTCAATTTATTATAGCTATGAGTGGCTGTGTTGTCCTTGCCATAGTTGTGTTAGATCTCCCTCAAATTGGCGGAATTGAGGGACTCAAGGTCTCACTTCCCGATCATGTCTTCAATTTTTTGCCCAGAATAGCCCCTATGCCATCGGCTCACATAACATCCATAGCAACTGGTGTGATGGCGCTATCATTCAGCGCCTTCACAGCCCACATCCTTGTGCAATGGTGGTCATCATGGTATCCTGGGGCAGAGCCTGGGGGTGGTGGGTATATTGCCCAGCGGATGATGTCCACAAGGGATGAAAGGCATTCCCTTCTCGCTACCCTCTGGTTCTCCATAGCTCACTATGCAATAAGGCCATGGCCGTGGATAATTGTTGCCCTCTCATCGCTGATCCTATATCCTGACCTTGAGGTGGATGCCAAAAAGACCGGTTTTATCCTTGCTATGAGAGATTTTCTCCCTCCTGGTCTTCTCGGGCTTCTCGTTGCAGCCTTTCTGGCTGCATACATGTCTACAATTTCAACACACCTGAATTGGGGCACCTCTTACCTGATAAACGATTTTTACAGACGTTTTATAAGAAAGGATGAAGGGGAGGCACACTATATAAAAGCATCTCGAATAGTAACATTTTTTCTGGTTATAGTGTCCAGTCTCCTTATTTTTATAATAGAATCTATCTCTGGGGCATGGGCCTTTATAATAGAATGTGGTGCTGGTCTTGGGCTGGTGCTTATCCTGAGGTGGTATTGGTGGAGAATAAACGCCTGGTCAGAGATCGCTGCAATGATAGCTCCCTTTATTGGTTATCTAATAAACAAAAATTTTTTGCAGATTGCCTTCCCTGAAAGCCTTTTTGTAATTGTCTTATTTACATCATTATCATGGATTATGGTAACCTTTACAACCCTTCCTACTGAGATGGACAAATTGATAGGATTTTACAAAAGGGTGAGACCAGGAGGGGTGGGTTGGAAGAGAATAATAAGAATGGGGGGGATTGATCTAAAGCCTGAGCCTATCTCCCATCTCTTTGTTGACTGGTTTTTGGGTATTTTGCTAATCTATTCATCACTCTTTTCCATAGGGAAGATTATACTTCAGGAATATTTCGCAGGCTTGATATTGATGGTGATATCGATTCTATTGATTTCAGCTCTTCTATATAGATTAAGGAGATATAAGTATCTTTCGTGA